A region from the Rhodothermales bacterium genome encodes:
- the thiC gene encoding phosphomethylpyrimidine synthase ThiC — protein MPHAPAPSAALPTSAAAKRAADARTHDRLDELSEEVRRPFPRSKKVYVEGTRGIRVPMREVELSDSPGSHGGQPNPPFPIYDTSGPYTDPDAAIDLRRGLVSVRGAWIEARGDTEQLPGLTSAFGRERAADARTEHLRFEHVHAPRRAKAGQCVTQLHYARRGEITPEMEYIAIRENQKLDALREADPSIFHQHPGQPWGAKIPDVITPEFVRDEVARGRAIIPANINHPELEPMIIGRNFLVKINANMGNSAVTSSIAEEVEKLVWAIRWGADTVMDLSTGANIHETREWMLRNSPVPIGTVPIYQALEKVGGVPEDLTWDLFRDTLVEQAEQGVDYFTIHAGVLLRFVPLTAKRRTGIVSRGGSIMAKWCLAHHKENFLHTHWDEICEIMAAYDVSFSIGDGLRPGSIEDANDDAQFAELYVQGELNKKAWAHDVQTMNEGPGHVPMHLIQENMTKQLDWCGEAPFYTLGPLTTDIAPGYDHITSGIGAAMIGWFGCAMLCYVTPKEHLGLPDRDDVREGVITYKIAAHAADLAKGHPGAQARDNALSKARFEFRWEDQFNLGLDPEKACAFHDETLPKDSAKVAHFCSMCGPKFCSMKITQDVRDYAEEHGVDVEAAIPEGMRAKAEQFRDGGGELYQEV, from the coding sequence ATGCCCCACGCGCCTGCCCCCTCCGCCGCCCTCCCCACCTCCGCCGCCGCCAAGCGCGCCGCCGACGCCCGCACCCACGACCGGCTCGACGAGCTCTCCGAAGAGGTCCGCCGCCCGTTCCCGCGCTCGAAGAAGGTCTACGTCGAGGGCACGCGCGGCATCCGCGTGCCGATGCGCGAAGTCGAGCTCAGCGACTCGCCGGGGAGCCATGGCGGCCAGCCGAACCCGCCGTTCCCGATCTACGACACGAGCGGCCCGTACACCGACCCCGACGCTGCGATCGACCTCCGGCGCGGTCTGGTGAGCGTGCGCGGCGCGTGGATCGAGGCGCGCGGCGACACCGAGCAGCTTCCCGGCCTGACGAGTGCCTTCGGCCGCGAGCGCGCCGCCGACGCCCGGACCGAGCACCTCCGGTTCGAGCACGTCCACGCCCCCCGCCGGGCGAAGGCCGGGCAGTGTGTCACGCAGCTCCACTACGCCCGGCGCGGCGAGATCACGCCCGAGATGGAGTACATCGCTATCCGCGAGAACCAGAAGCTCGACGCTCTCCGCGAGGCCGACCCGAGCATCTTCCACCAGCATCCGGGCCAGCCGTGGGGCGCCAAGATCCCCGACGTCATCACGCCCGAGTTTGTCCGCGACGAGGTCGCGCGGGGCCGCGCCATCATCCCGGCGAACATCAACCACCCCGAGCTCGAGCCGATGATCATCGGGCGGAACTTCCTCGTGAAGATCAACGCCAACATGGGCAACAGCGCCGTCACGTCGAGCATCGCGGAGGAGGTCGAGAAACTCGTTTGGGCGATCCGCTGGGGCGCCGACACCGTGATGGACCTCTCTACCGGCGCGAATATCCACGAGACGCGGGAGTGGATGCTCCGCAACTCGCCCGTCCCGATCGGCACGGTCCCGATCTATCAGGCGCTCGAAAAAGTCGGCGGCGTGCCCGAGGACCTCACGTGGGACCTCTTCCGCGACACGCTCGTCGAGCAGGCCGAGCAGGGCGTCGACTACTTCACGATCCACGCGGGCGTGCTCCTCCGCTTCGTCCCGCTCACGGCGAAGCGGCGGACCGGCATCGTCTCGCGCGGCGGCTCGATCATGGCGAAGTGGTGCCTCGCCCACCACAAAGAGAATTTCCTCCACACGCACTGGGACGAGATCTGCGAGATCATGGCCGCCTACGACGTCAGCTTCTCGATCGGCGACGGCCTCCGCCCCGGCTCGATCGAAGACGCGAACGACGACGCGCAGTTCGCCGAGCTCTACGTGCAGGGCGAGCTGAACAAGAAGGCATGGGCGCACGACGTGCAGACGATGAACGAGGGCCCGGGCCACGTCCCGATGCACCTCATCCAGGAGAACATGACGAAGCAGCTCGACTGGTGCGGCGAGGCCCCGTTCTACACGCTCGGCCCGCTCACCACCGACATCGCCCCCGGCTACGACCACATCACGAGCGGCATCGGCGCGGCGATGATCGGGTGGTTCGGCTGCGCGATGCTGTGCTACGTCACCCCGAAAGAGCACCTCGGCCTCCCCGACCGCGACGACGTGCGCGAGGGCGTGATTACGTACAAAATCGCCGCCCACGCCGCCGACCTCGCAAAAGGCCACCCGGGTGCGCAGGCCCGCGACAACGCGCTCTCCAAGGCCCGATTCGAGTTCCGCTGGGAGGACCAGTTCAACCTCGGCCTCGACCCCGAGAAGGCCTGCGCTTTCCACGACGAGACGCTCCCGAAGGACTCGGCCAAAGTCGCCCACTTCTGCTCGATGTGCGGGCCGAAGTTCTGCTCGATGAAGATCACCCAGGACGTCCGCGACTACGCCGAGGAGCACGGCGTCGACGTCGAGGCCGCGATTCCGGAGGGCATGCGCGCCAAAGCTGAGCAGTTCCGCGACGGCGGCGGCGAACTGTATCAGGAGGTGTAG
- a CDS encoding Eco57I restriction-modification methylase domain-containing protein — protein MKGFVPTPPPVVDDMVARLFADAPPSPEHLLLDPGCGEGEFVEGVLRWCQQHASPPPRLLGVEVHPGRAAEARSRFAGEPSVEIVEADFLEWAGPAADYVVGNPPYVPITQLTEREKARYREHFATASGRFDLYGLFFEQALRLLSENGRLVFITPEKYLSVGAAKPLRKMLAHRTVSEVVLLSEDTFSGLVTYPAVTVVDAVPSAEPTRVTLRDGSSRFVTFPKDGSSVNALIHGADKTASRLTLADVTRRISCGVATGADRVFVQPLDALPPHLQPYAYPTLAGRQLEPEAEPVPSDVMLVPYDRQGALLAPDHLGDLGAYLAEPSRKETLLRRTCVRRKPWYAFHETPPMADLLRPKLLCKDIAPEPHFWIDRAGTIVPRHSTYYIVPRDASHLDLLAEVLNSAATSKWLMAHAQPAANGYRRLQSSVLKRIPFPDALISRLVGPLEASRQDARQSALSLTS, from the coding sequence ATGAAAGGATTCGTCCCAACCCCGCCCCCCGTAGTCGACGACATGGTGGCCCGGCTATTCGCCGACGCCCCGCCGTCGCCCGAACACCTCCTTCTCGACCCGGGGTGCGGCGAGGGCGAGTTCGTCGAGGGCGTGCTGCGGTGGTGCCAGCAGCATGCCTCCCCGCCGCCTCGCCTGCTAGGGGTTGAGGTGCATCCGGGCCGAGCGGCCGAGGCACGCAGCCGTTTCGCTGGCGAGCCGAGCGTGGAGATTGTCGAGGCGGATTTCTTGGAGTGGGCGGGGCCTGCCGCCGACTACGTCGTCGGGAACCCTCCGTACGTTCCGATCACGCAACTCACCGAGCGTGAGAAAGCACGCTACCGCGAACACTTCGCCACGGCTTCCGGCCGCTTCGATTTGTACGGGTTGTTCTTCGAGCAAGCGCTCCGCCTCCTCAGCGAGAACGGGCGCCTCGTGTTCATCACGCCGGAGAAGTACCTCTCCGTCGGTGCTGCAAAACCGCTGCGCAAGATGCTCGCACACCGCACTGTCAGCGAGGTGGTCTTGCTCAGCGAGGACACCTTTTCCGGTCTCGTAACATACCCCGCAGTAACGGTCGTCGATGCCGTCCCGTCGGCCGAACCCACGCGCGTGACCCTGCGAGACGGCTCCTCACGGTTCGTTACGTTCCCGAAGGATGGGTCTTCCGTCAACGCCTTGATCCACGGCGCGGACAAGACAGCATCCCGCCTCACGCTCGCTGACGTGACCCGCCGTATCAGTTGCGGCGTTGCCACCGGAGCAGACCGCGTGTTCGTGCAGCCTCTCGATGCGCTCCCGCCACACCTGCAGCCGTATGCGTACCCAACGCTCGCCGGGCGCCAGCTCGAGCCCGAGGCTGAGCCCGTGCCTTCGGACGTGATGCTCGTACCCTACGATCGTCAAGGCGCGTTGCTTGCCCCCGACCATCTAGGGGACCTCGGCGCCTACCTCGCCGAGCCGAGCCGGAAGGAAACCCTCTTACGCCGCACGTGCGTCCGGCGCAAACCGTGGTATGCCTTCCACGAAACCCCACCGATGGCCGACCTGCTGAGGCCGAAACTCCTCTGTAAAGACATCGCGCCCGAGCCTCACTTCTGGATTGACCGCGCGGGGACCATTGTCCCTCGTCACTCCACTTACTACATCGTGCCGCGAGATGCCAGCCACCTCGACCTGCTCGCCGAGGTACTCAACAGCGCGGCGACGTCAAAGTGGCTAATGGCGCACGCCCAACCGGCAGCGAACGGGTACCGGAGGCTGCAGAGTTCTGTCTTGAAACGGATTCCCTTCCCCGATGCGCTGATCTCTCGCTTGGTCGGCCCTCTCGAAGCAAGTCGCCAGGACGCCCGTCAATCGGCGCTCTCGCTCACGTCCTAG
- a CDS encoding RtcB family protein: MSDTLNGTALLARGWLEGPLLGRALTLYAELTDAGLDAADALSLLDRIHSDPASITSREQGFDLAQAVLADRHRPEPPVVRDQPLDAPVWGRELIDPQAVEQLRDAMRLPVTVAGALMPDAHIGYGVPIGGVVALDGAVAPYMVGVDIACRMMLSVYPADALGYLDDEAQRDRLRAALRRETRFGIGARFQPGERRQHAVLDDPDWAATPLLQSLKDKAHAQLGTSGTGNHFVDAGRLAVDEAGASVLGVAPGTYFALLTHSGSRGVGAIIADRYSKWAREATPLPKDLQSLAWLGLDTELGQEYWTSMNLAGRFASACHHTMHEALAASLGLERVVAVENHHNFAWKETHEIDGETREVIVHRKGATPAHEGVLGVVPGSQGHPSYVVRGRGAAASLGSASHGAGRRMGRKHALREIPRAARDAWLKERGVELLAGGLDEAPQAYKDIDEVLALQADLAEPIAAFRPEVVLMASDGKSEG; this comes from the coding sequence ATGTCTGACACGCTGAACGGAACAGCGCTTCTGGCGCGTGGATGGCTCGAGGGGCCGCTGCTTGGCCGCGCCCTCACCCTCTACGCGGAGCTGACGGACGCCGGCCTCGATGCCGCCGACGCCCTCTCACTCCTCGACCGTATCCACTCGGACCCCGCCTCCATCACGTCGCGTGAGCAAGGCTTCGACCTCGCGCAAGCCGTGCTTGCCGACCGCCACCGGCCCGAGCCGCCGGTCGTGCGCGACCAGCCGCTGGACGCCCCGGTCTGGGGTCGCGAGTTGATCGACCCGCAAGCGGTGGAGCAGCTTCGCGACGCGATGCGGCTGCCCGTGACGGTCGCCGGCGCGCTCATGCCCGACGCGCACATCGGCTACGGCGTCCCCATCGGCGGGGTCGTCGCTCTCGACGGGGCCGTCGCGCCGTACATGGTCGGGGTGGACATCGCCTGCCGCATGATGCTCTCGGTCTATCCCGCCGACGCGCTTGGCTACCTCGACGACGAAGCGCAGCGTGACCGGCTTCGTGCCGCGCTCCGTCGGGAGACGCGGTTCGGCATCGGTGCGCGGTTCCAGCCCGGGGAGCGGCGGCAGCACGCCGTCCTCGACGACCCCGATTGGGCGGCGACGCCGCTGCTCCAGAGCCTGAAAGACAAGGCGCATGCGCAGCTAGGCACGAGCGGCACGGGCAATCACTTCGTGGATGCGGGGCGGCTCGCGGTGGACGAGGCGGGCGCTTCGGTGCTCGGTGTTGCACCGGGGACATACTTCGCGCTCCTCACGCACTCTGGCAGCCGAGGCGTGGGCGCCATCATCGCCGATCGGTACTCGAAGTGGGCGCGCGAGGCGACGCCGCTCCCCAAAGACTTGCAGTCGCTCGCGTGGCTCGGACTCGACACCGAGCTCGGGCAGGAATACTGGACGAGCATGAACCTCGCCGGCCGGTTCGCCTCGGCGTGCCACCACACGATGCACGAGGCGCTGGCCGCGTCGCTCGGGCTGGAGCGCGTCGTTGCCGTGGAGAACCACCACAACTTCGCGTGGAAGGAGACGCACGAGATCGACGGCGAGACGCGCGAGGTCATCGTACACCGGAAGGGCGCGACGCCGGCGCACGAAGGCGTGCTCGGCGTCGTGCCCGGCTCGCAGGGCCACCCGTCGTACGTCGTCCGCGGGCGAGGGGCCGCTGCGTCGCTCGGTAGCGCCAGTCATGGGGCCGGACGGCGCATGGGACGCAAGCACGCCCTCCGCGAGATCCCCCGCGCCGCCCGCGATGCGTGGCTCAAAGAGCGCGGCGTCGAACTCCTCGCCGGCGGCCTCGACGAAGCGCCGCAGGCGTACAAAGACATCGACGAGGTCCTCGCACTACAAGCCGATCTCGCCGAGCCCATCGCTGCCTTCCGCCCAGAGGTCGTGCTAATGGCCTCGGATGGGAAGTCAGAGGGGTAA
- a CDS encoding FlgD immunoglobulin-like domain containing protein, which yields MRTHSALVLLVALAVGPPAVAQAGAGTWSLLDASPFHGYRFEDGSFLDPETGWIVNPDGEIWGTTDGGTSWTFLDQVPAYLRATVFVNEQHGFVGTLNQSNVLYETTDGATFTDITDRIDGPVPSGICGLWAVNEDVIYGVGWYAGPAHFVKTTDGGQTWTSRSMSEYVGSLVDVYFWDEERGIAVGGTDGAGANSRAVVLLTEDGGDTWSVRYTSPIRESGEWSWKITFPTPTTGYVSIEGNGDPAKVLKTTDAGVTWSVRTIPGSNDLQGLGFITENVGWASGRGMTSVTTDGGTTWSPLALDGSINRFEFFGDTLGYAMGHRIYTLARPTTTDAEGTPSASVAAITASFPNPFATATTIQYETDRAGDVTLEVHDVLGRRVATLAQGFRPPGPHEATWDGRAEDGRVLASGVYLVRLTAGDRIATHRVTLLR from the coding sequence ATGCGCACCCACTCCGCTCTCGTTCTCCTCGTCGCCCTCGCCGTAGGCCCGCCTGCCGTCGCCCAAGCGGGGGCTGGCACGTGGTCGCTGCTCGACGCCTCGCCCTTCCACGGCTACCGCTTCGAGGACGGCAGCTTCCTCGACCCTGAGACCGGGTGGATCGTCAACCCCGACGGCGAGATCTGGGGAACGACGGACGGCGGCACGAGCTGGACCTTCCTCGACCAAGTTCCGGCGTACCTCCGCGCTACCGTCTTCGTCAACGAGCAGCACGGATTCGTCGGCACGCTCAACCAGAGCAACGTGCTCTACGAGACCACGGACGGCGCGACGTTCACCGACATCACGGATCGCATCGATGGGCCGGTGCCGTCGGGGATCTGCGGGCTCTGGGCCGTCAATGAAGACGTGATCTACGGCGTTGGCTGGTATGCCGGACCCGCGCACTTCGTCAAGACGACGGACGGCGGGCAGACGTGGACGTCGCGTTCGATGTCGGAGTACGTCGGCTCGCTCGTCGACGTTTATTTCTGGGACGAGGAGCGAGGGATCGCCGTCGGCGGGACGGATGGCGCGGGGGCGAACAGCCGCGCTGTCGTGCTCCTGACCGAGGACGGGGGCGACACGTGGTCCGTCCGCTACACGAGCCCTATCAGAGAAAGCGGGGAGTGGAGCTGGAAGATCACTTTCCCAACGCCGACGACGGGCTACGTCTCGATCGAGGGCAACGGCGATCCCGCGAAGGTTCTGAAAACGACGGATGCGGGCGTGACGTGGAGCGTGCGCACGATCCCCGGCAGCAATGACCTGCAGGGCCTCGGCTTCATCACCGAGAACGTCGGCTGGGCGAGCGGGCGCGGCATGACGTCGGTGACGACGGACGGCGGTACCACGTGGTCGCCGCTCGCGCTCGACGGCAGCATCAACCGCTTCGAGTTCTTCGGCGACACGCTCGGCTACGCGATGGGGCATCGGATCTACACCCTGGCACGGCCCACGACGACCGACGCCGAGGGTACACCGTCGGCCTCCGTCGCGGCGATCACAGCGAGTTTCCCAAACCCGTTCGCTACCGCGACGACGATCCAGTACGAGACGGATCGGGCAGGCGATGTGACACTCGAGGTCCACGACGTGCTCGGGCGCCGCGTCGCAACGCTTGCTCAGGGCTTCCGCCCGCCCGGTCCTCACGAGGCGACGTGGGACGGGCGAGCCGAGGACGGCCGCGTGCTCGCGTCCGGCGTCTATCTCGTCAGGCTGACGGCGGGCGACCGCATCGCCACCCATCGCGTGACGCTTCTGAGGTAG
- a CDS encoding metallophosphoesterase — protein sequence MFKSIGGGLLALLLLHIIWSFAVEPRLLLDTQEHEAEVPNLPASWEGQRVALLADFQVGMWWDNTGMIEEAVEETIEAQPALVLIAGDFVYKPDSAKVREAVALVRPLAEAGIPTYAVLGNHDYSMMKESSEKRPAMARFLASELESAGIDVLENEVVEAVRDGGALHVVGVGSAWAEEARPAAALGTVPDGAARVVFMHNPVSFRELPAQQAPLVLTAHTHGGQLRLPFTPANSWLDIARDREVIADGWASTSIGAPGNRAYVNRGIGFSLVPARLFCRPELTVFTLRASEDTLPQRGPQAGDGSAPARPLG from the coding sequence ATGTTCAAGTCGATCGGCGGCGGCCTCCTCGCGCTTCTCCTCCTCCACATCATCTGGAGCTTCGCGGTGGAGCCGCGCCTCCTCCTCGACACGCAGGAGCACGAGGCCGAGGTCCCGAACCTCCCGGCGTCGTGGGAGGGCCAGCGGGTCGCCCTCCTCGCCGACTTCCAGGTCGGGATGTGGTGGGACAACACGGGGATGATCGAGGAAGCCGTCGAAGAAACGATCGAAGCGCAGCCGGCCCTCGTCCTCATCGCGGGTGACTTCGTCTACAAACCCGACTCGGCGAAGGTGCGCGAAGCCGTCGCCCTCGTCCGCCCCCTCGCTGAGGCCGGCATTCCGACTTACGCCGTGCTCGGCAACCACGACTACTCGATGATGAAGGAGTCGAGCGAGAAGCGGCCTGCGATGGCACGATTCCTCGCGTCGGAGCTCGAATCCGCCGGGATCGACGTGTTGGAGAACGAGGTCGTAGAGGCAGTGCGGGACGGTGGCGCGCTGCACGTCGTCGGTGTCGGATCGGCGTGGGCGGAGGAGGCGCGGCCGGCGGCAGCACTAGGGACGGTGCCCGACGGCGCAGCCCGCGTGGTCTTCATGCACAACCCGGTCTCGTTCCGCGAGCTCCCTGCGCAACAGGCGCCGCTCGTGCTCACGGCGCACACGCACGGCGGACAGCTCCGCCTCCCGTTCACCCCGGCCAACAGCTGGCTTGACATCGCCCGCGACCGCGAGGTGATCGCCGACGGGTGGGCGTCGACCTCCATCGGCGCGCCCGGCAATCGGGCGTACGTCAACCGCGGCATCGGCTTCAGCCTCGTCCCTGCCCGCCTCTTCTGCCGCCCCGAGCTGACCGTCTTCACGCTGCGCGCGAGCGAGGACACCCTGCCCCAGCGAGGACCGCAGGCCGGCGACGGCTCGGCCCCGGCCCGGCCGCTCGGATGA
- a CDS encoding HNH endonuclease, with protein MSALGGHVLVLNQDYRALSVCSVERAVVLLWLHKVELVHAREDQVLHSARAQHPWPSIVRLKVYVHVPYKRIMLSRKNVLRRDRHRCQYCRSNDRLTIDHVLPKSRGGKDTWENLVAACVPCNNRKGNRTPEEAAMPLLRKPFRPSHVMFIRDFIGRLDEQWKPYLFLA; from the coding sequence ATGAGCGCCCTCGGCGGACACGTCCTCGTCCTGAACCAGGACTACCGCGCCCTCAGCGTGTGCAGCGTGGAGCGGGCCGTCGTGCTGCTGTGGCTGCACAAAGTGGAGCTCGTCCACGCCCGCGAGGATCAGGTGCTGCACTCGGCGCGGGCGCAGCACCCGTGGCCGAGCATCGTCCGGCTCAAGGTCTACGTCCACGTCCCCTACAAGCGGATCATGCTCTCGCGGAAGAACGTCCTTCGCCGCGACCGCCACCGCTGCCAGTACTGCCGCAGCAACGACCGCCTCACGATCGACCACGTCCTCCCGAAGTCACGCGGGGGGAAGGACACGTGGGAGAACCTCGTCGCGGCGTGTGTGCCGTGCAATAACCGGAAGGGGAACCGGACGCCTGAGGAGGCGGCGATGCCGCTCCTCCGCAAGCCCTTCCGCCCGAGCCACGTCATGTTCATCCGTGACTTCATCGGCCGTCTCGACGAGCAGTGGAAGCCGTACCTCTTCCTGGCGTAG
- a CDS encoding DUF2147 domain-containing protein, with protein MTKLLKPGLFALMALFFFSAAAQAQSPIGMWRTIDDETGEPKSVVEIYEQDGELFGKIVKILPEGRSPICDICEGEYENKNLVGAVIVKGMERDGDEWEDGSITDPKNGKTYSAKMSLKDANTLEVRGFIKVPLMGSSLGRTQTWYRVTS; from the coding sequence ATGACCAAGCTGCTGAAACCGGGCCTCTTCGCCCTGATGGCCCTCTTCTTCTTTTCCGCCGCGGCCCAAGCCCAGAGCCCGATCGGGATGTGGCGGACGATCGACGACGAAACCGGCGAGCCGAAGTCGGTCGTTGAGATTTACGAGCAGGACGGCGAGCTCTTCGGCAAGATCGTCAAGATCCTCCCCGAGGGCCGGTCGCCGATCTGCGACATCTGCGAAGGGGAGTACGAGAACAAGAACCTCGTCGGGGCCGTGATCGTCAAGGGCATGGAGCGCGACGGCGACGAGTGGGAGGACGGTTCCATCACCGACCCGAAGAACGGCAAGACGTACAGCGCCAAGATGTCGCTGAAGGACGCGAACACGCTCGAAGTGCGCGGCTTTATCAAGGTCCCGCTGATGGGGAGCTCGCTCGGCCGGACGCAGACGTGGTACCGCGTGACGTCGTAA
- a CDS encoding TIGR00366 family protein codes for MKLTRFKAPDTTLIIFSIIVLAALLAWVIPPGAFETVELETAAGTKNAVVPGSFHFVERPDVGLVAGIVGTIGAILTAPILGIIDAADIIGFVLLVGGAFGVLQRTGAVDAGLERLVRGARRSRSIELLTIPLFMVLFSLGGATFGMSEETVPFILIFVPLALSLGYDSITGVAIPFVGAGAGFAGAFLNPFTVGVAQGIAEVPLFSGQGFRIVLWLVITAVAIAYVMWHAHRVKRDPERSPVYEIDRKKRAAGVHATEEGFGEISRRQLWVLGVFFAGIALLVWGVTQQGWYIVEIAALFLGMGIAMGVAGRLAPSETSQAFMTGAKDLLVTALVIGLARGILVVMQDAQIIDPILNALASVIGEAGPIVAAQVMFLVQTAINFFVPSGSGQAALTMPIMAPLADLVGVSRQTAVLAYQLGDGFTNLIIPTSAILMGALALADVPWQRWARWILPLQLIFVVLGFVALAIAVASGWGAASVAVPVP; via the coding sequence ATGAAGCTGACCCGGTTCAAAGCCCCGGACACGACGCTCATCATCTTCTCGATCATCGTCCTCGCCGCGCTCCTCGCGTGGGTCATCCCGCCGGGCGCGTTCGAGACGGTCGAACTGGAGACGGCGGCGGGGACGAAGAACGCCGTCGTGCCGGGCTCCTTCCACTTCGTCGAGCGGCCGGACGTGGGGCTCGTCGCCGGCATCGTCGGCACGATCGGCGCCATCCTCACCGCGCCGATCCTCGGGATCATCGACGCGGCCGACATCATCGGGTTCGTCCTCCTCGTCGGCGGGGCATTCGGCGTGCTGCAGCGGACGGGGGCCGTCGACGCCGGGCTGGAGCGGCTCGTCCGCGGCGCCCGTCGCTCGCGCTCCATCGAGCTGCTGACGATCCCGCTCTTCATGGTCCTCTTCTCGCTCGGCGGGGCGACGTTCGGGATGTCGGAGGAGACGGTCCCGTTCATCCTCATCTTCGTCCCGCTCGCGCTCTCGCTCGGCTACGACTCCATCACCGGCGTGGCGATCCCGTTCGTCGGCGCGGGCGCGGGCTTCGCGGGGGCGTTCCTCAACCCGTTCACGGTCGGCGTGGCGCAGGGCATCGCAGAAGTCCCGTTGTTCTCGGGGCAGGGCTTCCGCATCGTGCTGTGGCTCGTGATCACGGCCGTCGCCATCGCCTACGTCATGTGGCACGCGCACCGCGTCAAGCGCGACCCCGAGCGGAGCCCGGTCTACGAGATCGACCGGAAGAAGCGCGCGGCGGGCGTCCACGCGACGGAGGAGGGATTCGGCGAGATCAGCCGTCGGCAGCTGTGGGTGCTCGGCGTGTTCTTCGCCGGGATCGCGCTCCTCGTGTGGGGCGTGACGCAGCAGGGGTGGTACATCGTCGAGATCGCGGCGCTCTTCCTCGGCATGGGGATCGCGATGGGCGTCGCGGGCCGGCTCGCTCCGTCGGAGACCTCGCAGGCGTTCATGACGGGGGCGAAGGACCTCCTCGTGACAGCGCTCGTGATCGGGCTCGCGCGCGGCATCCTCGTCGTCATGCAGGACGCGCAGATCATCGACCCGATCCTGAACGCGCTCGCCTCCGTCATCGGCGAGGCCGGGCCGATCGTCGCGGCCCAGGTCATGTTCCTCGTGCAGACGGCGATTAACTTCTTCGTCCCCTCCGGCAGCGGGCAGGCCGCCCTCACGATGCCGATCATGGCCCCGCTCGCCGACCTCGTCGGGGTCTCGCGGCAGACGGCGGTCTTGGCCTACCAACTCGGCGACGGGTTCACCAACCTCATCATCCCCACGAGCGCGATCCTGATGGGCGCCCTCGCGCTCGCTGATGTGCCGTGGCAGCGGTGGGCGCGGTGGATCCTCCCGCTCCAGCTTATCTTCGTCGTGCTCGGCTTCGTCGCCCTCGCGATCGCTGTAGCGAGCGGGTGGGGCGCGGCTTCGGTCGCCGTCCCAGTGCCGTAA